One genomic region from Leptolyngbyaceae cyanobacterium JSC-12 encodes:
- a CDS encoding hypothetical protein (IMG reference gene:2510097209): MKHTTFIVGLLLLPLVFSITPAESQPSAIPVNVYARFDSFIVTRKVDPIGNRPAEAYGQFRVFGNWQSTSRIWAGVGQQYNPGWLLKEYIPAASMNRYLVSYIEIKDKDPGRDDRLLSGQVNVSLQDCSYWYSADGGINRKNINPGNQRGNTCVVQVGLVGRKAETTVTLEIERLQ, encoded by the coding sequence ATGAAGCATACAACTTTTATCGTGGGTCTATTGTTGTTGCCGCTTGTATTTTCTATTACACCAGCAGAATCTCAACCTTCGGCTATTCCAGTCAATGTTTACGCGAGATTTGATTCCTTCATAGTTACTAGAAAAGTAGATCCCATAGGTAATCGCCCTGCTGAAGCCTATGGGCAGTTCAGGGTGTTCGGAAATTGGCAGAGTACATCAAGGATTTGGGCAGGAGTAGGTCAACAATATAATCCTGGTTGGTTACTTAAAGAGTACATACCGGCTGCGTCGATGAATCGCTATCTCGTTTCCTACATTGAAATTAAAGATAAAGATCCTGGAAGAGATGATCGATTGTTGAGTGGACAGGTCAACGTCTCGCTTCAAGATTGTAGCTATTGGTATAGTGCCGATGGCGGTATAAACCGTAAAAATATTAATCCTGGTAATCAGCGTGGAAACACCTGTGTTGTCCAAGTAGGGCTAGTAGGTAGAAAGGCAGAGACTACTGTTACCCTAGAGATTGAGCGACTTCAATAA
- a CDS encoding DNA-binding domain-containing protein, AraC-type (IMG reference gene:2510097210) — MPTDKTLTVDYFQSNSTSQLLPSLPILTSYQSKWQGIQLACHRQPAWEIPELSGSQHIVVVPIVFNTVQVEFWSERRLQNFQYRPDDYANRCIEVFPANLPYKVSWNQEVEFIHCYLEPTVLANVAHETVDPDQVELLLELQRSDALIHSLCLALRTALTDDGLNSCFYAESLTVALSAHLLRHYTTRKHHIQEYSGGLPKNKLQQVIDYINEHLGEDLSLATIATNLEMSQYYFWHLFKQSIGMTPHKYLIQQRVERAKELLKQPKITITEIALECGFTHQSHFAKQFKRLTGITPGQFRKK; from the coding sequence ATGCCCACAGACAAGACGCTGACCGTTGATTATTTTCAGAGCAATTCGACTTCGCAACTGCTTCCAAGCCTACCTATTCTCACAAGTTACCAATCCAAATGGCAAGGAATTCAACTTGCTTGCCATCGTCAACCTGCTTGGGAAATTCCTGAACTGAGTGGCTCTCAACACATTGTTGTTGTTCCGATAGTATTCAACACTGTACAAGTAGAGTTCTGGTCAGAAAGACGCTTGCAGAATTTTCAGTATCGCCCTGATGACTATGCAAATCGTTGCATTGAGGTTTTTCCGGCAAACTTGCCGTATAAAGTTTCATGGAATCAAGAGGTTGAATTTATTCACTGCTATCTTGAACCTACAGTTCTGGCTAATGTTGCTCACGAAACAGTTGATCCCGATCAGGTTGAGTTGCTACTAGAACTACAGAGAAGCGATGCGCTAATTCATAGCCTCTGTTTGGCGCTTAGAACAGCACTGACAGATGATGGACTTAATAGCTGCTTCTATGCAGAATCGCTCACAGTTGCTTTATCTGCTCATTTATTGCGTCATTACACCACACGTAAACATCACATACAGGAATACAGTGGTGGATTGCCAAAGAATAAACTTCAACAGGTGATTGATTATATCAATGAACATTTGGGCGAAGATTTATCACTTGCAACAATTGCTACCAATCTAGAGATGAGCCAGTACTATTTCTGGCACTTATTCAAACAATCTATAGGGATGACTCCTCACAAGTATCTAATTCAACAACGAGTGGAGCGTGCGAAAGAACTGCTTAAGCAACCGAAAATAACAATTACAGAGATAGCCTTGGAATGTGGATTTACCCACCAAAGTCACTTTGCCAAACAGTTCAAGCGGCTCACAGGCATTACTCCTGGTCAATTTCGCAAAAAATAG
- a CDS encoding putative transcriptional regulator (IMG reference gene:2510097211~PFAM: MerR, DNA binding; Bacterial transcription activator, effector binding domain), translated as MLRIGYFSRISQVAVQTLRYYDKLGLLRPVHVDHFTSYRYYSIEQLPRLNRILALKDLGLSLNQIARILEEDVSANEIRGMLRFRHAQLADQMQEMQAQLARVEERLRSIEQEGKMPKYDVVLKTVEPVLVAGRRIIISENLNYPIGLPEAFQEVYAYTKEHRTDPTGCGIAIWYTPVDTTTNEDVEAAVLLKEPMLESERIKVHQLPQVEVASVVHQGRMKDFMQGYQAVLSWIEGNGYEITGPFREVYHKFVGDRMDDVVIEIQFPVAKVDL; from the coding sequence ATGCTACGGATCGGATACTTCTCACGGATCAGCCAAGTAGCAGTCCAAACGTTACGATACTACGACAAGCTGGGTTTGCTGCGCCCTGTCCATGTTGACCACTTTACCAGCTATCGCTATTACTCGATTGAGCAATTGCCACGCCTCAATCGCATTTTGGCGCTTAAGGATTTAGGCTTGTCCCTTAATCAAATCGCACGAATATTAGAGGAAGATGTGAGTGCCAACGAAATTCGTGGCATGTTGAGATTTCGGCACGCGCAACTTGCCGATCAGATGCAGGAAATGCAAGCGCAGTTAGCACGAGTAGAAGAGCGACTCAGATCAATTGAGCAGGAGGGAAAAATGCCAAAGTATGATGTTGTGCTTAAGACAGTCGAACCTGTGCTCGTCGCCGGACGACGCATAATTATCAGCGAAAACTTAAATTATCCGATTGGATTACCAGAAGCATTTCAAGAAGTGTATGCCTACACCAAAGAGCATCGCACTGACCCGACAGGCTGCGGAATAGCGATCTGGTACACCCCAGTTGATACAACTACAAATGAAGATGTGGAAGCAGCAGTGCTACTCAAAGAGCCAATGCTGGAAAGTGAGCGGATCAAAGTACACCAACTGCCTCAAGTTGAAGTTGCCTCAGTTGTCCATCAAGGTCGCATGAAGGATTTTATGCAAGGTTATCAAGCTGTACTCAGTTGGATTGAAGGGAATGGTTACGAGATAACGGGTCCCTTTCGGGAGGTCTACCACAAGTTCGTTGGAGATCGAATGGACGATGTAGTGATTGAGATTCAGTTTCCGGTGGCTAAGGTAGATTTGTAA
- a CDS encoding hypothetical protein (IMG reference gene:2510097212), giving the protein MSLAELIPLVNNLSQSDKLSLFKLLVAQIPDAELQVIFSASEYPVWSPYDSTEAANILIQMIQDDQEASTRA; this is encoded by the coding sequence ATGTCTCTCGCTGAGTTAATTCCTTTAGTGAACAATCTGAGTCAGTCAGACAAATTATCACTCTTCAAACTCCTAGTCGCGCAAATTCCGGACGCTGAACTACAAGTCATCTTTTCTGCATCAGAGTATCCGGTTTGGTCGCCCTACGATTCAACGGAAGCCGCCAACATTCTGATACAGATGATTCAGGATGACCAAGAGGCATCTACTCGTGCCTAG
- a CDS encoding hypothetical protein (IMG reference gene:2510097213), with translation MPSTIEFPFSDDEALPTIPITLSHASFSVSANALLDSGSTVNLLPYNIGLQLGAIWEEQTVRLPLAGNLATVEARGLFLHIQIGNLEPVRLAFAWAQASQVPLILGQTNFFREFDVCFQRSRCTIEIIRF, from the coding sequence GTGCCTAGTACAATCGAGTTTCCCTTCTCTGACGATGAAGCATTACCCACGATCCCTATCACTTTAAGTCACGCAAGCTTTTCTGTCTCCGCGAATGCACTGCTAGATAGTGGGTCTACGGTCAATCTCTTACCTTATAACATCGGGCTGCAATTGGGTGCGATTTGGGAGGAACAAACTGTCCGCTTGCCATTGGCTGGAAATCTTGCAACTGTTGAAGCACGGGGTTTATTTCTGCATATTCAAATTGGGAATCTAGAACCAGTTCGCCTAGCATTTGCCTGGGCACAAGCCTCTCAGGTGCCCTTAATTCTTGGGCAAACGAACTTCTTTCGAGAATTCGATGTCTGTTTTCAGCGATCGCGATGCACAATTGAAATTATCCGATTTTAA
- a CDS encoding hypothetical protein (IMG reference gene:2510097214), whose product MNPSTPPLYYTDLMTLYGAPSQAGFGSAVFYDVIKPGADLEPIALRYYQHFVGDRWERFGESAWMSVWRQVYARSSGVKPDIVAELKAIVDPAAVQYVPVLLLADTDDHAKAQQVLAAVFDNPRMTNLSVYAIGDGAAMSGLLVAGYCLPSEVTILISLLD is encoded by the coding sequence ATGAATCCATCTACTCCACCGCTTTACTACACCGATCTCATGACTCTATATGGTGCGCCCAGCCAAGCGGGGTTTGGGAGTGCTGTGTTCTATGACGTGATCAAGCCAGGGGCAGACTTGGAACCCATTGCGTTGCGGTATTACCAACACTTTGTCGGCGATCGTTGGGAACGATTTGGTGAATCAGCCTGGATGAGTGTCTGGAGACAAGTCTATGCCCGGTCTAGTGGGGTCAAACCGGATATTGTCGCGGAACTGAAAGCGATTGTCGATCCGGCAGCGGTTCAGTATGTCCCCGTTTTGCTCCTGGCGGACACCGATGATCACGCCAAAGCACAACAAGTCTTAGCTGCCGTTTTCGATAATCCACGAATGACAAACCTGAGTGTCTACGCGATTGGAGATGGTGCGGCGATGTCTGGCTTGCTGGTGGCTGGATATTGCTTACCCAGCGAAGTCACAATTCTCATTTCTTTATTGGATTGA
- a CDS encoding putative membrane protein (IMG reference gene:2510097215): MISRILYGSPLSRPKNAIFAIIVLATLLIFSLYSLFRNYFSALSPADVQVFVISLIAALLMTLLSLAILWFLDRREPESRWLYLIAVLWGAVIATAIALPINAAIFKGLGDFVTLHPEVKAILGEGAGKMLAPPIAGPIVEEILKGLGVLLLFWLFRNEFDNVRDGFIYGALVGIGFNLLETPIYITNGFHSTGDMPLYFQIADRFALFGFAGHALYTGLFGMGLGLARQTTRRWLRIAAPIGGWLLGFSGHFLNNAIGLFMALFVYLTTGKPLADAPETAAAAPAVVEPLLNQWVQHSALRLVGFFPFFLIVGVMLWQSGVWERTVIREQLADESEPVITPEEYEGVKHDRSFQTRRIPDYDRRTAAAIVKAQNELALRKWRVQHQGQNVETDTLVASWRDELMRLRESVEPIVALDGTH; this comes from the coding sequence ATGATTTCCAGAATTCTTTATGGTTCCCCCTTGAGCCGTCCTAAAAATGCCATCTTTGCCATCATCGTGCTGGCAACGCTGTTGATATTCAGCCTCTATTCGTTGTTTCGTAACTATTTCTCAGCCCTCTCCCCAGCGGATGTGCAGGTCTTTGTCATTAGTCTGATTGCCGCCCTGCTCATGACACTGTTATCCCTTGCCATTCTCTGGTTTCTCGATCGCCGCGAACCAGAATCCCGCTGGCTTTATCTGATTGCCGTGCTATGGGGAGCCGTGATCGCCACCGCCATTGCCCTGCCCATTAACGCTGCTATTTTCAAGGGTTTGGGTGATTTTGTGACGCTTCACCCTGAAGTTAAAGCCATTTTGGGCGAGGGTGCCGGGAAGATGTTGGCACCCCCAATCGCTGGACCTATTGTCGAGGAAATCTTGAAAGGGTTAGGGGTGTTACTGCTGTTCTGGCTATTCCGTAATGAGTTTGATAACGTGCGTGACGGCTTTATTTATGGCGCATTGGTCGGCATCGGCTTTAATTTGCTGGAAACGCCGATTTATATCACCAATGGGTTTCACTCCACAGGCGATATGCCGCTGTATTTTCAAATTGCCGATCGCTTTGCGCTGTTTGGGTTTGCGGGTCATGCGCTATACACAGGGCTGTTTGGCATGGGCTTGGGCTTAGCCCGCCAAACGACGCGCCGCTGGTTGCGCATTGCGGCACCGATCGGTGGCTGGCTACTGGGATTTTCGGGGCATTTTCTCAACAACGCGATCGGTTTATTCATGGCACTCTTCGTTTATTTAACGACGGGTAAGCCATTGGCAGATGCCCCCGAAACTGCTGCTGCCGCCCCCGCCGTCGTGGAACCCTTGCTGAATCAGTGGGTGCAGCATAGTGCCCTGCGACTGGTCGGCTTTTTCCCATTTTTCTTGATTGTAGGGGTGATGCTGTGGCAGAGCGGCGTTTGGGAACGAACCGTGATTCGGGAACAGCTTGCCGATGAGTCGGAACCGGTGATTACACCGGAGGAATACGAAGGGGTGAAGCACGATCGCAGTTTCCAGACTCGCCGCATTCCTGACTACGATCGCCGCACTGCTGCTGCCATTGTCAAAGCACAGAATGAACTGGCGCTGCGGAAATGGCGCGTGCAGCATCAGGGGCAAAATGTTGAAACTGATACTCTAGTGGCATCCTGGCGCGATGAGTTGATGCGGTTGCGGGAGTCAGTTGAGCCGATCGTGGCGTTAGATGGAACTCACTGA
- a CDS encoding hypothetical protein (IMG reference gene:2510097216), which yields MKSNLKQTLTVWGCIGASAVMNFLPLAQPASAEVLARMHGRCKQMNDSVRLFDGHCIIKHKQQGNTTILSVELDNGSKYNFFGPNLEALQVQSYDGVHNVRFTGEIESGSFAWQEGGNRNRLAVKVDSQYPADVSYDSPQPVQPSKISTSGKIAAGVIGVGAVLAAILGNKNRPADTAGTTQADVQVGDSVPGLQDLVGARAGQAENTVRQRGYRFIKTIPSGDAVFSNWREAGTNSCVSIRTAEGRYASIVYATPADCDR from the coding sequence ATGAAATCTAATCTGAAACAAACACTGACTGTTTGGGGATGCATTGGAGCATCGGCTGTTATGAATTTCTTGCCTTTAGCTCAGCCTGCCTCAGCGGAAGTACTGGCGAGAATGCATGGGCGATGTAAACAGATGAATGACTCGGTTCGTCTATTTGATGGACATTGCATTATCAAGCACAAGCAGCAGGGAAACACCACAATTCTCTCAGTGGAACTGGATAATGGCTCGAAATACAACTTTTTTGGTCCCAACTTAGAAGCACTCCAGGTTCAGTCCTACGATGGGGTTCACAATGTGCGGTTTACTGGCGAGATTGAGAGTGGCTCGTTTGCTTGGCAGGAGGGCGGGAATCGCAATCGCCTCGCGGTCAAAGTAGACTCTCAATACCCAGCGGATGTCTCCTACGACTCCCCCCAGCCCGTACAGCCCAGCAAGATTTCGACGAGTGGCAAGATTGCGGCTGGTGTGATCGGGGTGGGTGCAGTCCTGGCAGCGATTCTGGGCAATAAGAATCGTCCGGCAGACACAGCAGGCACGACCCAAGCCGATGTGCAAGTGGGAGATTCAGTCCCTGGGCTGCAAGATTTGGTAGGAGCCAGAGCCGGACAAGCCGAAAATACTGTGAGACAGCGGGGCTATCGCTTCATTAAGACGATCCCGTCTGGTGATGCGGTTTTTAGCAATTGGCGGGAAGCCGGAACCAATAGCTGTGTCTCGATCCGCACGGCAGAGGGGCGTTACGCCTCGATTGTCTATGCCACTCCGGCAGATTGCGATCGCTAG
- a CDS encoding SH3 domain-containing protein (IMG reference gene:2510097217~PFAM: Bacterial SH3 domain) — MGISAIVFAIQVCIDLDVLLGCGMMLKRSFPLFLTTIAFVAAVSPVLARGISTLKASNPNSRINVRSQPTIQSRSPSYGLPGDKVKVIQCVKDQDRRGSGLNWCKVQFVQSKVIGWIRSDFIIFADGGE, encoded by the coding sequence ATGGGCATTTCAGCTATTGTCTTTGCTATTCAAGTTTGCATTGATTTAGATGTTTTATTAGGATGCGGTATGATGTTGAAACGGAGTTTCCCTTTATTTCTGACAACGATCGCCTTTGTAGCGGCAGTATCGCCTGTTCTGGCGCGTGGGATTTCCACTCTGAAAGCTAGCAATCCCAACTCTCGGATTAATGTGCGATCGCAACCCACCATTCAATCCAGGTCACCCAGCTACGGGCTACCCGGAGATAAGGTAAAGGTGATTCAGTGCGTCAAAGATCAAGACAGACGCGGTAGCGGCTTGAACTGGTGCAAAGTGCAATTTGTCCAGTCGAAAGTGATCGGCTGGATTCGCAGCGACTTTATTATCTTTGCCGATGGGGGTGAGTGA
- a CDS encoding hypothetical protein (IMG reference gene:2510097218), whose amino-acid sequence MKYSNTLFAVTLVIASVGITISAEADTVNARCDVYPKGEDRAKSSGLCTFSQRQGAVSIQLQNGKRYDLVPVGNQPGNYRDQNGKAAYRQFGLGDKGQIYRFANESIYVYWDTAPYGNQGSTMGGSPTTAQPDAGTTVARLNDLVGARAGQAENAIKQRGYRFVKASPSGNSVYSQWLEDKTNYCVTILTEEGRYQSIVYAGNSADCQK is encoded by the coding sequence ATGAAGTACTCAAATACGCTTTTTGCGGTAACACTGGTGATCGCTTCTGTTGGGATAACTATATCTGCCGAAGCAGATACGGTGAATGCGCGTTGTGATGTGTATCCAAAAGGAGAAGATCGCGCCAAGTCTTCTGGTCTGTGTACCTTTTCACAACGTCAGGGTGCGGTTAGCATTCAATTGCAAAATGGCAAGCGCTATGATCTGGTTCCGGTGGGTAATCAACCTGGTAACTACCGCGATCAGAATGGCAAAGCCGCTTATCGTCAGTTTGGCTTGGGCGATAAAGGGCAAATTTATCGCTTTGCGAATGAATCGATCTACGTTTACTGGGATACGGCTCCCTATGGCAATCAGGGAAGTACGATGGGTGGAAGTCCTACAACTGCCCAGCCTGATGCGGGAACCACTGTTGCACGCTTGAATGATTTAGTGGGGGCACGGGCAGGACAGGCAGAAAACGCGATCAAACAACGGGGATATCGTTTCGTCAAGGCTTCTCCTTCTGGCAATTCTGTTTACAGTCAATGGCTAGAGGATAAAACCAATTACTGTGTGACCATCCTCACCGAAGAAGGACGCTACCAGTCGATCGTTTACGCAGGCAATTCAGCAGATTGCCAGAAGTAA
- a CDS encoding hypothetical protein (IMG reference gene:2510097219~manually curated~partial gene) gives KTTMIYTHVLNRGGRGVRSPLDR, from the coding sequence TGAAAACGACGATGATTTACACCCATGTCCTCAATCGGGGTGGGCGTGGAGTCCGGAGTCCCCTGGATCGATAA
- a CDS encoding PEP-CTERM putative exosortase interaction domain-containing protein (IMG reference gene:2510097220~PFAM: 5'-nucleotidase, C-terminal domain~TIGRFAM: PEP-CTERM protein sorting domain; PEP-CTERM protein sorting domain, cyanobacterial subclass), giving the protein MMSQNVFTLHQFPRIRHWLLASTLTLVGTLLPSAAQAFTLNLLHFSDGESQLLTRTGNVFPATTPPTSFQYGGVSLFADLIDRQRNASSTDFDLLVTAGDNYLAGPQFEASLRLPAGEPFYDTRALQLFNIDVGGIGNHEFDFGPAVLARFLDPEGDGVAFRPFVSSNLIIPDDSPLKTLIQPSHIVTKTVNGVEERVGVVGVTTPLLRSISSPENIGTLGDVVGTPGFSVLVSTVQAEVDRLTSQGIDKIVLVSHLQSLSEERALAALIKDVDIIVAAGSDTRLANPDDPILPLAGEARVPSYPLIYNSETGQQVATLAEAGRAPTLVVSADGEYKYLGNLQVEFTNGSITSILEPATGPKRNTVLDGLTPRADLVSAVQDPVSAFVAGLRQSVVGVTNVPLDSIRTNVRARSTLAGSLIADAIRDAAIDGALSAGLDPSKILVGIQNGGGIRNDRRFSPGDPITEFDTFDVLPFSNFVSVVTGITGDELLPILERAVSGQTAPDVGGGGQFLQLSGLEVVYDVTQPAQVITADGQITAAGARIVSILLDPNNDRTGQLLYDVAQGGFLFDPTAPLFDLATINFTANGGDNFATLANISQDRKFTLTGVTYQQALERYIRENLGGTINLADIPSGEGIRVRDITSAVAPATPGELVVDVAAVPEPGTIAGIAAALSLGYIKRRQAKKKKQV; this is encoded by the coding sequence ATGATGTCTCAAAACGTTTTTACCCTTCATCAATTCCCTCGAATTCGCCACTGGCTATTAGCCTCCACCCTGACACTTGTAGGTACGTTGCTTCCAAGTGCAGCACAGGCATTCACGCTGAACCTGTTGCACTTTAGCGATGGCGAATCCCAATTATTGACTCGCACTGGCAACGTCTTTCCAGCAACCACCCCTCCCACCTCTTTCCAATATGGTGGTGTTAGCTTGTTTGCAGACCTAATTGATCGCCAACGTAATGCCAGCAGCACTGACTTCGATCTGCTTGTAACCGCAGGTGATAACTATTTAGCGGGACCTCAGTTTGAAGCCAGTCTGCGCCTTCCTGCGGGTGAACCGTTCTATGACACTCGCGCTTTACAACTGTTCAATATTGATGTGGGTGGTATTGGTAACCACGAGTTTGACTTTGGTCCTGCCGTCTTAGCCCGCTTTCTCGATCCAGAAGGTGATGGTGTTGCATTCCGTCCCTTTGTCTCCTCTAACCTGATCATTCCAGATGACAGTCCGCTGAAGACGCTGATTCAACCCAGCCATATTGTGACTAAAACAGTGAACGGGGTTGAAGAGCGTGTAGGAGTTGTGGGTGTGACGACGCCCCTGTTACGTTCCATCTCCAGCCCTGAAAACATCGGGACTCTGGGAGATGTGGTGGGTACACCAGGCTTTAGCGTGTTGGTCAGTACGGTTCAAGCAGAGGTTGATCGGCTCACTAGCCAGGGTATCGACAAAATTGTGCTAGTGTCTCACTTGCAAAGCCTGAGCGAGGAGCGGGCACTGGCTGCGCTGATTAAGGATGTTGATATTATCGTTGCTGCTGGTAGCGATACTCGACTGGCAAATCCTGATGATCCAATTCTGCCTTTAGCGGGTGAGGCTCGTGTTCCTTCTTACCCATTGATTTATAACTCAGAAACAGGGCAACAGGTGGCAACGTTGGCAGAAGCTGGCAGGGCACCGACGCTGGTTGTGTCGGCGGATGGTGAGTACAAGTATCTGGGGAATCTGCAAGTGGAATTTACTAATGGCAGCATTACCAGCATTCTAGAGCCAGCGACTGGTCCAAAGCGGAATACTGTGTTGGATGGTCTCACACCTCGTGCCGATTTGGTGAGTGCAGTGCAAGACCCTGTGAGTGCCTTTGTAGCAGGGCTGAGACAATCTGTCGTGGGTGTAACCAATGTGCCGCTGGATAGCATTCGTACCAATGTTCGGGCGAGAAGCACGCTGGCTGGTAGTTTGATTGCGGATGCTATTCGGGATGCAGCGATCGATGGTGCTCTCAGTGCTGGGCTTGACCCCAGCAAAATCCTGGTGGGGATTCAAAACGGGGGCGGTATTCGCAATGATCGCCGCTTTAGCCCAGGCGACCCCATTACTGAATTCGATACCTTTGATGTGCTGCCATTTTCCAACTTTGTTTCGGTTGTGACTGGCATTACTGGGGACGAACTGTTGCCGATCCTGGAACGGGCAGTATCTGGGCAAACTGCTCCCGATGTGGGCGGTGGCGGTCAGTTTTTGCAACTGTCTGGCTTGGAAGTGGTGTATGACGTGACCCAACCAGCTCAGGTCATCACTGCAGATGGGCAAATTACTGCAGCGGGCGCACGGATTGTTAGCATTTTGCTTGATCCGAATAACGATCGCACTGGGCAACTGTTGTATGACGTGGCGCAGGGCGGCTTCTTATTTGACCCCACTGCTCCTTTGTTTGATCTAGCCACGATTAACTTCACTGCTAATGGGGGGGATAACTTTGCAACGCTGGCGAACATTTCTCAGGATCGCAAATTTACTCTCACTGGTGTAACCTATCAGCAGGCGTTAGAACGGTATATCCGCGAGAATCTGGGTGGAACGATTAATCTGGCAGATATTCCCAGTGGTGAAGGGATTCGTGTTCGAGATATTACTTCTGCTGTAGCGCCAGCCACTCCTGGAGAACTGGTGGTGGATGTGGCAGCCGTGCCCGAACCAGGGACGATAGCAGGGATTGCGGCTGCTCTCAGCCTGGGCTATATCAAACGTCGTCAGGCGAAAAAGAAGAAGCAAGTCTAA
- a CDS encoding 3-isopropylmalate dehydratase, small subunit (IMG reference gene:2510097221~PFAM: Aconitase C-terminal domain~TIGRFAM: 3-isopropylmalate dehydratase, small subunit) gives MVSEVKSVTGRGIPLLGNDIDTDRIIPARFLRCVTFDGLGAQVFADDRAQMNGQHAFDLPQYQGAEVLVVNANFGCGSSREHAPQAIAKWGIRAIVGESFAEIFFGNCLAMGIPCVTADAATVKNLQETIANAPHALVNLDLETMQVTCGDFSAPVTLADGPRTMLLSGTWDACGQLVARAVQVKATAANLPYVQWSRATAS, from the coding sequence ATGGTTAGTGAAGTGAAGTCTGTAACCGGACGCGGTATTCCGTTACTAGGGAATGACATTGATACTGATCGCATTATTCCTGCCCGGTTTTTACGCTGCGTGACGTTTGATGGGCTAGGAGCGCAAGTATTCGCCGATGACCGTGCTCAAATGAACGGTCAACATGCCTTTGATTTACCGCAATATCAGGGAGCTGAAGTGCTGGTAGTAAATGCCAATTTTGGCTGTGGCTCCTCCAGAGAGCACGCACCGCAGGCGATCGCCAAGTGGGGGATTCGGGCGATCGTGGGTGAAAGTTTTGCCGAGATTTTTTTTGGCAACTGTTTAGCAATGGGCATTCCTTGCGTAACAGCCGATGCCGCAACCGTAAAGAATCTGCAAGAGACAATTGCAAATGCACCACATGCTTTAGTGAATCTGGATTTAGAAACTATGCAGGTGACCTGTGGTGACTTTTCTGCCCCTGTAACCTTGGCAGATGGTCCCCGCACGATGTTGCTGAGCGGAACCTGGGATGCTTGCGGACAGTTGGTGGCTCGGGCAGTGCAAGTAAAAGCCACAGCAGCTAATCTGCCCTATGTGCAATGGAGCCGGGCGACTGCCAGTTGA